GCCAGACGGTGACGCAGGGCATCGTCTCGGCGCTCGCCCGCACGCAGGTCGGGATCACCGACTACCAGTTCTTCATCCAGACCGACGCGGCGATCAATCCCGGCAATTCCGGTGGCGCGCTGGTGGATGGCGCGGGCCGCGTGGTCGGCATCAACACCGCGATCTTCTCCCGGTCCGGCGGCTCGCAGGGCATCGGCTTCGCCATTCCCGCCGACATGGTGCGCGTCGTGCTGCAATCGGCGCTGAGCGGGGGCACCTCGGTGCGCCGCCCGTGGCTCGGCGCGACGCTGCAGTCGGTCAATCAGGACATCGCCGACAGCCTCGATCTCGCCCGTCCCGTTGGCTCGCTGGTGCAGACCGTGCGACCGGGCAGCCCGGCGGAAAAGGGCGGCCTGCGCGTCGGCGACCTCATTGTCGGCGTCGCCGGTCAGGAAGTCGACGACCCCGATGCCTTCGGCTACCGCTTCGCCACCCGCCCGCTCGGTGGCAGCGTGGCGGTAACGGTCGTCCGTCAGGGCAAGGAGCTGACCCTGCAGATCCCGCTCCAGCCGGCGCCCGAGAGCACGCCGCGCGAGGAGGTGACGGTGACCAACCGCTCGCCGCTCGGCGGCGCCACGGTGGTGAACCTGTCGCCCGCCGTCGCCGAGGAGTTGCGCACTGTCGAGGCGGAAAGTGGCGTCGTCGTGCTGGCGATCGTCGACGGCTCGCCGGCGGAGATGACCAATCTGCGCGCGGGCGATGTGATCCTTGAGGTGAACGGCGTGAAGATCACCCGCACGGCCGATCTGGTGCGGGTCACCGGCCAGCCGGCGCGGGTGTGGCGCATCACCCTCCAGCGC
Above is a window of Ancylobacter sp. WKF20 DNA encoding:
- a CDS encoding DegQ family serine endoprotease, which encodes MPMPVQPAGPRVPASRAEIGLSFAPVVAKTAPAIVNVYAMRAVQTRRGASLLEDPFFRRFFGAPDGPGFGGPSERIQRALGSGVIVDPSGLVVTNNHVIEGADEVRVALADKREFDAEILLRDPRTDLAVLKLKGGKGAFPSVVLGSSDDLLVGDIVLAIGNPFGVGQTVTQGIVSALARTQVGITDYQFFIQTDAAINPGNSGGALVDGAGRVVGINTAIFSRSGGSQGIGFAIPADMVRVVLQSALSGGTSVRRPWLGATLQSVNQDIADSLDLARPVGSLVQTVRPGSPAEKGGLRVGDLIVGVAGQEVDDPDAFGYRFATRPLGGSVAVTVVRQGKELTLQIPLQPAPESTPREEVTVTNRSPLGGATVVNLSPAVAEELRTVEAESGVVVLAIVDGSPAEMTNLRAGDVILEVNGVKITRTADLVRVTGQPARVWRITLQRGGRTLTAMLPG